One segment of Nostoc flagelliforme CCNUN1 DNA contains the following:
- a CDS encoding SDR family oxidoreductase codes for MKLKPINQQVVSVVGASSGIGRITALEFARRGAKVVVSARGESKLKSLVEEIRSFGGEATYCVADVQVFDQVKAIADKTVEVYGRLDTWVHVPAIGIFATFDNTTPEEFKHVIDVDLMGQVYGAMAALPHLKREGRGALIHVSSVEGTRSLPYQSAYSAAKHGVEGFIEAMRLELQHEKWPISVTSVKPGVINSPFWNNGRTKLGVKPAGIPPYYEPKLVADAILHVAEHPTRDYLVGDVAKILDLVQRISPPLVDSLLLLVGFKLQHSSEPKSEDASNNFYEPVAEDDRVNGDYSNLVIPSVSDWLEKNPVLQWGAIAGTAALAFLVAQVIKEQG; via the coding sequence ATGAAATTAAAGCCAATCAATCAACAAGTCGTTTCCGTCGTTGGAGCCTCCAGTGGTATTGGACGGATCACAGCTCTTGAGTTTGCTAGACGCGGGGCAAAAGTGGTAGTCTCCGCTCGCGGTGAATCGAAGCTAAAGTCTTTAGTAGAAGAGATTCGCAGCTTTGGCGGCGAGGCAACTTATTGCGTAGCTGATGTACAAGTATTTGACCAAGTAAAGGCGATCGCAGATAAAACTGTGGAAGTCTACGGGCGACTTGATACATGGGTGCATGTTCCCGCAATCGGCATCTTTGCCACTTTCGACAATACAACACCAGAAGAGTTTAAGCATGTTATTGATGTCGATCTGATGGGACAGGTGTATGGTGCAATGGCGGCCCTACCCCATCTGAAGCGTGAGGGACGGGGAGCATTGATCCATGTTTCTTCAGTGGAAGGTACGCGATCGCTCCCTTACCAAAGTGCTTATTCGGCAGCGAAGCATGGGGTCGAAGGTTTTATCGAAGCGATGCGCCTTGAGTTGCAACATGAAAAATGGCCTATCAGCGTCACAAGTGTGAAGCCAGGGGTGATCAACAGTCCCTTCTGGAACAATGGCCGGACGAAGTTAGGCGTAAAGCCTGCTGGGATACCACCTTACTACGAGCCTAAACTTGTAGCTGATGCCATCCTCCATGTAGCCGAACATCCAACTCGTGACTACTTAGTTGGGGATGTAGCTAAAATCTTAGATTTGGTACAGCGCATCTCACCACCATTAGTAGATTCACTCTTACTGCTCGTCGGCTTCAAGTTACAGCATAGTTCCGAGCCGAAGTCTGAAGATGCATCAAATAATTTTTACGAACCTGTTGCTGAAGACGACAGAGTTAACGGAGACTACAGTAACTTAGTTATACCTAGTGTTTCCGACTGGCTAGAAAAAAATCCGGTTCTTCAGTGGGGTGCGATCGCTGGTACAGCAGCATTAGCGTTCCTAGTAGCTCAAGTAATCAAAGAGCAAGGATAA